A window of the Fusarium poae strain DAOMC 252244 chromosome 3, whole genome shotgun sequence genome harbors these coding sequences:
- a CDS encoding hypothetical protein (SECRETED:SignalP(1-21)~TransMembrane:7 (n7-14c21/22o99-122i134-155o175-204i211-233o253-275i296-314o334-358i)) — protein sequence MGLLKRLVFLAALLSRNGVAAQSFASVLTEAPQCAADCLITLFSQEPFAGKDQSAICHDQQFADAIGNCLTAKCEVRQTLDFIKLSSAVCGIKPTNNVLLYRTTTLTMSGLALLFFALRIIATIKLRLGWALDDAMAIASVVLLIPLVIILQFLMENGLGVDLWYLTDHQITEGFRLFFFLELLYLSARVLVKSTILCFFLRIFSNTKFRLVVKITIVFNVLIGLAFFILAFFQTTPLSFFWVGWQTKEADRVMVGIIRLTLPHAALVLLLDIWVLILPLSQLWELGLKLRKKIGVMAMFSFGIFLTIVAVIRVHELVLFARSQDLTVINAQKAMIWSCIEICVGIMVSCMPHIRNLVRHTKLRIRKKIGTEKGVANQGIFIERSLAQISVAGSTSEPALFDAGGLLKDTSATRTMTTTTTTTTTTTTTTTTTIGVGKESLNGRSSNYASDADTQV from the exons ATGGGGCTGTTGAAGCGTCTCGTCTTTCTGGCAGCGCTGTTATCACGCAATGGTGTCGCCGCGCAGAGCTTTGCTTCTGTGCTTACGGAAGCACCCCAATGTGCT GCCGATTGCTTAATTACGCTATTTAGTCAGGAACCGTTTGCGGGAAAAGATCAAAGCGCCATTTGTCATGACCAACAATTCGCCGATGCCATTGGAAATTGTCTTACGGCGAAATGTGAGGTACGACAGACATTGG ATTTTATTAAGCTGTCATCAGCCGTATGCGGAATTAAACCGACCAACAATGTCCTCCTGTATCGAACGACGACCCTCACAATGTCCGGTTTGGCCTTGCTATTCTTCGCCTTGCGAATAATAGCCACAATCAAGTTACGTCTTGGATGGGCTTTGGATGATGCGATGGCGATTGCTTCGGTT GTCCTTCTGATACCACTTGTCATCATATTGCAATTCT TGATGGAAAACGGTCTCGGTGTTGACTTATGGTATCTCACAGATCACCAGATCACTGAAGGGTTTAGA ctcttcttcttcctcgaacTCCTCTACCTGAGCGCACGCGTCCTCGTCAAGTCCACGATATTATGCTTCTTTCTACGTATTTTCAGCAATACCAAATTCCGTCTCGTGGTCAAGATTACAATAGTGTTCAACGTTCTTATCGGTCTCgcattcttcatcctcgcctTCTTCCAAACAACACCACTGAGCTTCTTCTGGGTCGGATGGCAAACCAAGGAAGCAGATAGAGTCATGGTGGGAATTATACGGCTGACGCTACCACACGCGGCACTTGTTCTTTTGTTGGATATCTGGGTGCTCATATTACCGCTCAGCCAGCTTTGGGAGTTGGGACTGAAACTGAGAAAGAAGATTGGTGTCATGGCCATGTTCAGTTTCGGTATCTT CCTTACAATCGTTGCTGTGATTCGAGTACACGAATTAGTGCTCTTTGCCAGATCACAAGACTTGACAGTCATCAATGCACAAAAGGCCATGATATGGTCCTGCATTGAGATATGTGTGGGTATCATGGTATCATGCATGCCTCATATCCGCAATTTAGTACGACACACCAAATTACGCATACGCAAAAAGATAGGGACGGAAAAGGGAGTTGCCAACCAAGGAATATTTATTGAGCGATCACTTGCGCAGATATCAGTGGCTGGTTCGACATCAGAACCAGCGTTGTTTGACGCGGGAGGGTTATTGAAGGACACTTCTGCGACGAGAACAATGACAACCaccactactactactactactactactactactactacgaCGACGATAGGTGTTGGCAAGGAGAGTCTAAATGGAAGATCGAGCAATTATGCAAGCGATGCAGATACACAAGTTTAA
- the LXR1 gene encoding L-xylulose reductase (BUSCO:40203at5125) — translation MVQQIPKANHILDLLSLKGKVVVVTGASGPRGMGIEAARGAAEMGADVAITYASRKEGADKNVEELIKEYGVKAKAYKLNAADYDDVERFVGEVVKDFGKIDGFVANAGATANAGVIDGSAADWDHVIQIDLNGTAYCAKAVGALFRKQGHGSFVITSSMSGHIANYPQEQTSYNVAKAGCIHMARSLANEWRDFARVNSISPGYIDTGLSDFIDTETQELWRSMIPMGRNGDAKELKAAYVYFLSDASTYTTGSDLVIDGGYTCR, via the exons ATGGTTCAGCAAATCCCCAAGGCCAACCACATTCTCGACCTCCTTAGCCTCAAGGGCAAGGTTGTCGTCGTCACCGGCGCTTCCGGCCCCCGAGGCATGGGTATCGAGGCTGCCCGTGGTGCTGCTGAGATGGGTGCCGACGTCGCCATCACCTACGCTTCCCGCAAGGAGGGTGCCGACAAGAACGTCGAGGAGCTCATCAAGGAGTACggtgtcaaggccaaggcctACAAGCTCAACGCTGCCGACtacgatgatgttgagcgATTTGTTGGCGAGGTTGTCAAGGACTTTGGCAAGATTGACGGTTTCGTCGCCAA CGCCGGTGCTACCGCCAACGCTGGTGTCATTGACGGCTCCGCTGCCGACTGGGACCACGTTATCCAGATCGACCTCAACGGTACCGCCTACTGCGCCAAGGCCGTCGGCGCTCTCTTCCGAAAGCAgggccacggctcattcgtCATCACCTCTTCCATGTCTGGCCACATCGCCAACTACCCTCAAGAGCAGACCTCTTACAACGTGGCCAAGGCGGGCTGCATCCACATGGCACGCTCTCTTGCCAACGAGTGGCGCGACTTTGCCCGTGTCAACTCTATTTCGCCTGGATACATCGACACTGGCCTGTCCGACTTTATCGACACCGAGACCCAGGAGCTCTGGAGGAGCATGATCCCCATGGGCCGAAACGGTGACGCCAAGGAGCTCAAGGCTGCTTACGTCTACTTTTTGTCTGATGCCAGCACTTACACTACTGGTAGCGATCTTGTCATTGACGGTGGCTACACCTGCCGATAA
- a CDS encoding hypothetical protein (TransMembrane:12 (i47-64o84-103i115-133o139-165i177-199o211-233i284-303o315-335i347-366o372-394i406-427o439-459i)), which yields MADQKPDDHMATAKTSVESQSRGATAQALAMDPQHRAAVEKRMKRKLDTRCALFVLIYIMNYLDRNNMAAARLKGLQEDLNLSYNQYATCLSILYVGYILMQVPSNMFINRIQRPSLYISAAMLLWGLISTLSGSVHNFAGMVCIRFFLGFVEAAFLPGALLILSKWYTRSELTKRNAILFCGNLISNAFSALVGAGVLSNMQGVLGHAAWRWLFWIEGAITMGVAVSAAFILPDLPHNSRGFTEEERQVAQLRMVEDVGEADEDSREESAFYGLKLAVKDVKIYIMMLTFTAYVVGLSFNAFFPSLTQTLGFGYVPTLLMSAPPWVFSCIVSVINAWHSDKTAEKFWHIVGPIGVGTIGFIISMATEAVAARYLALFLQASSYAGFIVFYSWISSSFPRPPAKRAVAIAMINAFSQLGNVAGSYVWDLKENGYRKSYGIVLSMFGVTVLGCYIFRLVLIDLNKKLERGEATAWETRQDVAAHTAAVEVMDSPDEALRMKRDFRYLI from the exons ATGGCAGACCAGAAGCCAGACGACCACATGGCCACGGCCAAAACAAGCGTCGAGTCGCAATCCCGCGGCGCGACAGCCCAAGCCCTCGCAATGGACCCTCAGCATCGCGCCGCCGTCGAAAAGCGAATGAAGCGCAAGCTCGATACCCGTTGCGCCCTCTTCGTCCTCATCTACATCATGAACTACCTCGATCGCAATAACATGGCCGCCGCCCGTCTCAAGGGTCTCCAGGAGGACCTCAACCTGAGCTACAACCAATACGCAACCTGCTTGAGTATTCTGTACGTCGGGTACATCCTCATGCAGGTCCCCTCCAACATGTTCATCAACCGCATCCAGCGTCCTTCGCTGTACATTTCTGCCGCCATGTTGCTCTGGGGTCTTATTTCTACACTCAGCGGTAGCGTGCACAACTTTGCCGGAATGGTCTGCATTCGATTCTTTCTCGGTTTCGTTGAAGCCGCTTTCCTACCTGGTGCGCTGCTCATTCTGTCCAAATGGTACACCCGAAGCGAACTCACCAAGCGCAATGCCATTCTCTTCTGTGGTAACCTCATCTCCAACGCCTTCTCCGCCCTCGTCGGCGCGGGGGTTTTGTCCAATATGCAGGGTGTGCTGGGCCACGCTGCATGGCGATGGCTGTTCTGGATCGAGGGCGCCATCACCATGGGTGTCGCCGTGTCTGCTGCCTTTATTCTCCCCGACTTGCCTCACAACTCACGTGGTTTCACCGAGGAGGAGAGACAGGTTGCACAATTGCGCATGGTGGAAGATGTTGGTGAGGCGGATGAGGATTCTCGTGAGGAGAGCGCCTTTTACGGTCTCAAGCTTGCTGTGAAGGATGTCAAGATTTACATCATGATGCTTACCTTTACTGCATATGTTGTTGGACTTTCGTTCAATGCCTTTTTC CCCAGTTTGACCCAGACGCTTGGATTCGGTTACGTTCCCACTCTTTTGATGAGCGCGCCTCCATGGGTCTTTTCTTGTATTGTCTCGGTCATCAACGCTTGGCACTCTGACAAGACAGCCGAAAAG TTCTGGCATATTGTCGGCCCAATTGGTGTCGGAACAATTGGTTTCATCATCAGCATGGCCACCGAAGCCGTCGCAGCGCGTTACCTCGCCCTCTTCCTCCAAGCATCATCCTACGCCGGCTTCATCGTCTTTTACTCGTGGATCTCGTCTTCATTCCCCCGACCACCCGCCAAGCGCGCTGTCGCGATTGCCATGATCAACGCGTTCAGTCAATTGGGTAACGTGGCTGGTTCATACGTGTGGGATCTCAAGGAGAACGGGTACCGAAAGAGTTACGGCATTGTGCTGTCCATGTTTGGTGTGACGGTGTTGGGATGTTACATCTTTAGACTGGTGCTGATCGACCTCAACAAGAAGCTTGAGAGGGGAGAGGCGACTGCTTGGGAGACGAGACAGGATGTGGCTGCGCATACTGCTGCGGTTGAGGTCATGGATAGCCCTGATGAGGCTTTGAGGATGAAGCGGGATTTCCGATACCTTATTTAG
- the KYN1 gene encoding Kynureninase 1: MELSSFVERLRSGAPPKFSSDANSLEFARNLDSQDKLSHLRDEFVIPTKKSLRKKALDGSIPNGVAQNGSVINGNGTNGHDDGDQQCIYFVGNSLGAQPKAVREHLNAQLETWASIGVNGHFSAMGNSPLPAWQDLAEDCAIRSADIVGASPHEIVIMNTLTVNLHLLMASFYNPNEKRHKVILEWKPFPSDHYAIESQVVWHGLDPEKSMVKIEPNEDHIITTDLILSTIDQHADDTALLLLPGIQYYSGQLFDIPRITAYAQAKGIVVGWDLAHAAGNVELKLHDWNVDFACWCTYKYINAGPGSIAGAYVHERHGKVEMNSETGKASYRPRLMGWYGGDKSVRFNMDNNFIPTAGAGGYQLSNPSAIDLASLSGALSVFNKTTMHDLRSKALVLTAYAEYLLDQILAESNDSELFRIITPRDPLQRGTQLSVLLKDGLLDNVSAALEENAVICDKRKPGVIRVAPVPLYTRFEDVWRFMQILRGALKN; the protein is encoded by the exons ATGGAGCTGTCATCTTTTGTCGAGCGTCTACGAAGCGGCGCACCGCCCAAGTTTTCTAGTGATGCTAACTCGCTCGAGTTTGCGCGCAATTTGGATTCGCAGGATAAGTTGAGTCATCTCAGAGATGAGTTTGTGATTCCTACGAAAAAGTCTTTGAGGAAGAAGGCTCTCGATGGATCAATTC CAAATGGTGTTGCGCAGAATGGTAGCGTCATCAATGGAAACGGTACAAatggccatgatgatggtgatcaACAATGCATTTACTTTGTCGGCAATTCTCTCGGTGCTCAACCAAAAGCTGTAAGGGAACATCTCAATGCACAGCTCGAGACATGGGCTTCTATCGGTGTAAATGGACATTTCAGTGCGATGGGTAACTCACCACTTCCCGCATGGCAAGATCTTGCTGAGGACTGCGCCATCCGATCCGCTGACATTGTCGGCGCTTCTCCTCATGAGATTGTCATCATGAACACACTCACAGTCAACCTTCATCTCCTCATGGCCAGCTTCTACAATCCCAATGAGAAGCGCCACAAGGTCATCCTCGAATGGAAGCCTTTTCCTAGCGATCACTACGCCATTGAGAGTCAAGTAGTCTGGCACGGTCTTGACCCCGAGAAGAGCATGGTCAAGATTGAGCCTAACGAGGACCACATCATCACTACTGACCTCATTCTTTCCACCATTGACCAGCATGCCGACGACACAGCTCTTCTACTTCTCCCTGGTATCCAGTACTACTCCGGCCAACTCTTCGACATTCCCCGCATCACAGCTTACGCGCAAGCAAAGGGAATTGTAGTAGGCTGGGATCTTGCACACGCAGCTGGAAATGTTGAGCTCAAGCTTCATGACTGGAACGTTGACTTTGCATGCTGGTGCACGTACAAGTACATCAACGCCGGTCCCGGTTCCATCGCCGGTGCTTATGTTCACGAGCGTCATGGAAAGGTAGAGATGAACTCTGAGACAGGCAAGGCTAGCTACAGACCGCGTCTTATGGGTTGGTACGGAGGTGACAAGAGCGTGCGGTTCAACATGGACAACAACTTTATTCCCACCGCTGGTGCAGGAGGATACCAGCTATCCAACCCCTCCGCCATCGACCTAGCCAGTCTATCTGGTGCACTGAGCGTGTTTAACAAGACAACTATGCACGACCTCCGTTCAAAAGCTTTGGTTCTTACAGCATACGCCGAATATCTCCTGGACCAAATTCTTGCAGAGTCCAATGACTCTGAACTATTCCGCATCATCACCCCAAGAGATCCTCTTCAGCGCGGAACACAATTGAGCGTGTTGCTGAAGGATGGTTTGCTGGATAATGTGAGTGCGGCGTTGGAGGAGAATGCTGTGATTTGTGATAAGAGGAAGCCTGGTGTTATCCGAGTTGCGCCTGTGCCGCTGTACACGAGGTTTGAGGATGTTTGGAGGTTTATGCAGATTTTGAGAGGGGCTTTGAAGAATTAG
- a CDS encoding hypothetical protein (TransMembrane:1 (o516-535i)), translating into MQEPTERYIRSRIANACDGCKSRKVKCDGKLPCSYCARRQKPHDCHYSPQIRRRRANPQGSVSSLRSPPASELDRALSTGRLSTGRNSPATTTPVNNETTQNQAIDAEEETEVPREARLVCDAQGKLIFVGDCAPLSFFQSVRQLVTTRVGQNAFAPQSSRYSVLENATAHQSRRTPGDNRIPSVNPDDIPHAVSNYLAISTGLVDLFDHRRLQDDLIFWANMGQKPDDATTIVNLLVLAIGTKIDNEERAQEYFEFAREKAYSNLTGNLSVTTVQMFTLITLYMLCSCQINGAFLFFGTAVRAAYSIGIHRTEVNARFGPDIHRQRDRLWKSLRVVDLFLSSSMGRPPATSDVDCTVPYQSQDENLDESLDLLNASVQIFLVLEGVVTEIYSRRKISLQLTEGISLQLRDWSSRWLKQLKDIVANPDIQDRAQASGACQILATYYYAVMLVSRPFLMYELCRRLSDGSMASNGRSALTSGKSKLADACIDAASLMVDPILDLIQRGVLVGHVPILVSWLFASSLVLGIGLLGGFGRVLEKYTRMAIHALDHCSNHDTHAGQYSLIAQSLLATSLEHLEKRELAERQRRTENSKRQASPDSVLWPTEEENL; encoded by the exons ATGCAGGAACCAACAGAACGTTATATCCGCAGCCGCATCGCCAACGCCTGCGATGGCTGCAAATCTCGCAAAGTAAAATGCGACGGGAAATTACCTTGCAGCTACTGCGCTCGTCGTCAAAAACCTCACGACTGCCATTACTCACCTCAAATCCGAAGACGAAGAGCTAATCCTCAAGGATCAGTGTCTTCACTGAGATCACCACCCGCTTCGGAACTTGATAGGGCTCTTTCTACAGGCCGACTTTCTACAGGGAGGAATAGTCCTGCTACTACTACACCTGTCAACAATGAAACAACCCAGAATCAAGCAATTGATGCAGAGGAAGAAACCGAAGTTCCAAGAGAAGCGAGGCTGGTATGCGATGCGCAGGGGAAATTGATCTTTGTGGGTGATTGTGCGCCATTGAGCTTCTTTCAATCTGTGCGTCAACTCGTCACTACCAGAGTTGGACAGAATGCTTTTGCGCCGCAGTCAAGTCGTTACTCCGTCCTTGAAAATGCCACTGCGCATCAATCGCGTCGAACACCAGGCGATAACCGCATTCCAAGCGTTAATCCCGACGACATTCCCCATGCTGTATCAAATTACCTAGCAATTTCGACTGGACTTGTGGATTTATTTGACCATCGTCGATTGCAAGATGATCTCATCTTCTGGGCGAACATGGGTCAAAAACCGGATGATGCCACTACCATAGTCAATTTGCTAGTATTGGCCATCGGAACAAAGATTGATAACGAGGAACGCGCGCAAGAGTATTTTGAGTTCGCCCGCGAAAAAGCGTATTCCAACCTCACGGGTAATCTGAGTGTTACAACGGTTCAGATGTTTACTCTTATCACGCTATACATGCTCTGCTCATGTCAGATCAACGGCGCATTTTTATTCTTCGGCACAGCTGTCCGTGCGGCTTATTCCATCGGTATCCACAGGACAGAAGTTAATGCGCGTTTTGGGCCAGATATTCACAGACAAAGGGATCGTCTGTGGAAGAGTTTACGTGTCGTTGATCTATTTCTTAGTTCATCTATGGGAAGACCGCCTGCGACGTCGGATGTGGACTGCACAGTACCTTatcaaagtcaagatgaGAATCTCGATGAATCACTTGATTTACTCAACGCTTCAGTACAAATATTCTTGGTTCTAGAAGGTGTTGTTACAGAGATTTACTCACGACGAAAGATTTCACTGCAACTCACAGAAGGAATATCACTTCAATTACGAGATTGGTCTTCGCGCTGGTTGAAGCAACTCAAAGATATCGTTGCCAATCCGGATATTCAAGACAGAGCTCAAGCAAGTGGAGCGTGTCAGATCTTGGCTACGTATTACTACGCCGTCATGCTAGTATCCCGTCCATTTCTCATGTATGAGCTCTGCAGACGGTTGTCCGATGGTTCAATGGCTTCTAATGGACGATCTGCTTTGACATCTGGCAAGTCGAAGCTCGCTGATGCGTGCATTGATGCAGCAAGTTTGATGGTTGATCCTATACTTGACCTGATCCAGAGGGGTGTTCTCGTTGGACATGTTCCTATCCTAGT GTCATGGTTATTCGCCAGCTCTCTCGTCTTAGGAATTGGTCTCCTTGGAGGTTTTGGTAGAGTCCTCGAGAAATACACTCGAATGGCAATCCACGCTCTTGACCACTGCTCCAATCACGACACTCACGCAGGTCAATACTCCCTTATCGCCCAATCTCTTCTCGCAACATCCCTCGAACATCTTGAAAAGCGCGAACTTGCTGAACGTCAACGACGCACAGAAAACTCAA AGAGACAAGCCAGCCCGGACTCAGTCCTGTGGCCAACAGAGGAAGAGAATCTTTAG
- a CDS encoding hypothetical protein (SECRETED:SignalP(1-20)): MKSNAVIAVLVSLTGSGVLAGPCKPVTSQATQVTSATTEESTFIDLTTTITASDTTAESHIPSTTDVSSETTVDATAELTTTTAIAETTSAGTTITLDASTTTAEPSTTTTSPPQCPTPVPCNNLGFDWGYYSNPAQNTDTTYSNFVPESFKQESLLLDGTSRRIGGLYESQNGVSGPIYGSRSDVPLNYFALNHHGYLYTCEAGTYKFDIPYANDAVYLWLGAKAYAGWTSGNADAKALYNQPDHIAGSASFQVNLPASTYIPIRFVYGQAQYGGGFTFKVTDPNGQVLVGDDVDSSLYVVRYSCDGVTAPAYPPFGQEI; this comes from the coding sequence ATGAAGTCCAACGCTGTCATTGCCGTGCTTGTTTCTCTTACTGGTTCTGGCGTTCTTGCTGGTCCTTGTAAGCCTGTGACTTCACAGGCCACTCAGGTTACATCTGCAACAACAGAGGAGTCCACTTTCATCGATTTGACTACTACTATCACGGCATCCGATACCACAGCCGAATCCCACATTCCCTCTACTACGGATGTGAGCTCGGAGACCACCGTCGATGCTACTGCTGAGTTAACCACAACCACTGCGATTGCCGAAACCACGTCTGCGGGCACAACCATCACCTTGGATGCTAGCACTACGACTGCTGAGCCGTCTACAACCACAACGAGCCCGCCTCAATGCCCTACTCCAGTCCCTTGCAACAATCTAGGCTTTGACTGGGGCTACTATAGCAACCCTGCCCAGAACACCGATACCACGTATTCCAACTTTGTTCCCGAGTCCTTCAAGCAAGAATCCCTTCTTTTGGACGGCACCAGCCGTAGGATCGGTGGACTATACGAAAGTCAGAATGGCGTTTCAGGGCCCATCTACGGTTCAAGAAGCGACGTCCCCTTGAACTACTTTGCTCTGAACCACCATGGTTACCTCTATACCTGCGAGGCCGGTACTTACAAGTTTGACATCCCGTATGCCAACGACGCCGTGTATCTCTGGCTTGGTGCAAAGGCATATGCTGGATGGACATCGGGCAATGCTGACGCCAAGGCTCTTTACAACCAGCCTGACCACATTGCTGGTAGTGCTTCTTTCCAAGTTAATCTGCCAGCCAGTACATACATCCCGATTCGATTTGTGTATGGGCAAGCCCAATATGGCGGTGGTTTCACGTTCAAGGTCACGGATCCTAATGGACAGgtccttgttggtgatgatgttgattcTAGTCTGTATGTTGTACGATATTCCTGTGATGGAGTCACGGCACCTGCGTACCCACCGTTTGGTCAAGAGATTTGA
- the PRB1_2 gene encoding proteinase B (SECRETED:SignalP(1-20)~MEROPS:MER0000328) produces MASLVRLALYLGALLPAALAAPTAPSKGSDEIPGKYIVTLKSSTSAAKVESHIQWVGDVHRRSLSKRETAGIEHKFNIKNWNAYAGQFDEDTIKEIEASPEVAFVEPDKIVKLSYEQPSELSDRALTTQSGAPWGLGTISHRTSGSTSYVYDTSAGEGSYAYVVDSGVLISHSQFGGRAVAGYSIFSGANTDTLGHGTHVAGTIAGSTYGVAKKANIVSVKVFQGAEGTDSGVLAGFNWAVNDITSKGRAGKAVINLSLGGDASQAWVSAIDAAYNSGVLSVVAAGNGDDNGNPLPVSSQSPANAANAITVAAITSAWKPTSFTNYGAGVDIFAPGQGVLSAWIGSNSATNSISGTSMACPHVAGLALYLKVLEGLTTPASVTSRIKALGTSGKITGTLSGSPNLIAYNGNGA; encoded by the exons ATGGCTAGCCTTGTTCGTCTCGCTCTTTACTTGGGAGCTCTCTTGCCCGCTGCTCTTGCTGCTCCTACAGCTCCAAGCAAAGGTTCAGACGAGATCCCTGGTAAATACATTGTTACCCTTAAGTCCTCCACTTCTGCTGCCAAGGTTGAATCCCATATTCAATGGGTTGGTGATGTTCATCGCCGCAGCCTTTCAAAGCGCGAAACTGCTGGTATTGAACACAAGTTCAACATCAAGAACTGGAACGCCTATGCAGGACAGTTCGATGAGGACACTATCAAGGAAATTGAGGCTAGCCCTGAG GTCGCCTTCGTTGAGCCTGACAAGATTGTCAAACTTAGTTACGAGCAGCCCAGCGAGCTTTCTGATAGGGCCCTGACTACCCAATCAGGAGCTCCCTGGGGTCTTGGAACTATTTCCCACCGCACCTCTGGCTCTACTAGCTACGTCTATGATACCTCTGCTGGCGAGGGCTCTTATGCCTACGTCGTTGACAGCGGTGTTCTGATCTCTCACTCCCAGTTTGGCGGTCGAGCTGTTGCAGGATACAGCATCTTCTCTGGAGCCAACACTGATACCCTCGGACACGGTACTCATGTTGCTGGTACTATCGCTGGCTCCACCTATGGTGTTGCCAAGAAG GCAAACATTGTTTCCGTCAAGGTTTTCCAGGGAGCAGAGGGAACCGACTCTGGTGTTCTCGCTGGTTTCAACTGGGCTGTTAATGATATTACCTCCAAGGGCCGCGCTGGCAAGGCCGTTATTAACCTTTCTCTTG GCGGTGATGCTTCTCAGGCTTGGGTCTCTGCTATCGACGCTGCATACAACTCTGGTGTCCTGTCTGTTGTTGCTGCCGGTAACGGTGATGACAACGGAAACCCTCTGCCCGTGTCTAGTCAGTCCCCTGCCAACGCAGCCAACGCCATCACTGTTGCTGCCATCACCTCTGCCTGGAAACCCACTTCCTTCACCAACTACG GCGCTGGTGTCGATATCTTTGCTCCTGGTCAAGGCGTTCTGTCTGCATGGATTGGGTCCAACAGCGCCACTAACTCTATCAGTGGAACTTCGATGGCTTGTCCTCATGTTGCTGGTCTTGCCCTTTACCTCAAGGTCCTCGAGGGTCTTACTACTCCCGCTTCCGTGACAAGCCGTATCAAGGCTCTTGGAACTTCTGGAAAGATTACTGGCACCCTCTCTGGCAGCCCTAACCTGATTGCCTACAATGGAAACGGCGCCTAA